The DNA window CTTGAAATTCTATATTTTCGAACTGAAATTGAACTTGAATGTCCAAATGTTACTTGTTGGAGATTGAGGAGGCAGGATCTCCtggtggggacggtgaacccaggaAGGGATCGCAACAATTTGCAGCGGGATCGCGACCACGATCCGGTTGCAAATACGAGTGGCACATCCCCTGGACCATaaaaaagtggtccaggagatctGTGCTCGAGATTGAGCCAACAATGTTTTTATTGCACTGTTGTATTTGAGATATGACCAAAAGGTAAAGTTGTTgacatgtgaccaaaaggtcatgagttcaaatcctggaaacagcctcttgcaaaaagcagggtaaggttgcgtacaatggatccttcccaggGACCCTGcatggtgggagcttcgtgcaccgggctacccTTTTTTGTTGTATTTGAGATATGACTCATAACACTGTAATTGAAAAGATTCACACATTGTACCATATAATTATATCtgtttgttaatccaaagaattcTTGAGTAAGCTTATaatgtttgtttagtttaacttttTATAGCTGTGTTGGAATGTAATGAATCCAATAGATAAACACATGACATGAAAAGTTTTCTAAAGAACAACCATTCTATCAAAGAAAGAACAAATTAATCAAATAACAAACCAAGTTAATCACTGGTGGAAAGACACAAGCAAATTGCACTTACCTGTATGGCAATTGGATAAAATCCATTATCAAGTGAATCCTTAGCGAAAGTTAACCATTCATCACATGAAACTTCTAGACCTTGAACTTTAACACAATTTGATTCTCGCAAGATCAAGGCTTCATATTTTAGTGCTAAGCAACTCTACAAAAGAACATTGCTAATACATGTTACAAGCTACATAAATATGGCTAACCTTGGCAGATAAATCCCAAATAAGAATAAGAATCATTAATGTTCAGTTCAAATTCTTCAATCAGACatgaataattaaataaatcagacgacaaaataataataaaaatatgtgTTGAATTTGTTCCATTGGATTTCTATCATCTACCCTGTGTAACTTATATAGCCTCCTCCTAACATGGGCATAGCTAATAGCTGCTTGTTGTGTAACAATTCTCCAATTCCTTTATGGCATTCACAGTTGAAGCTTCATAAACTGCTTATATTGATTGCATAATTTGATGATATAAATATCCCATCACAATTTTTTCTACCACATGTGCCCTAATATATTGCAATGAGACATCCGCAATCACAAGAAAGAGAAACAAAACCTCTCACTTAAGCTGTTATGGATATATTCTCCATGTGGACTAGGCTTGAGAAGGATGAATCAATCAACCAAATGGACTTAGCTAAAAGAAAGATTAATCAATCAACCACATAGACTTGGCTCACAAGGAATCAAccaattaattataaataaatcctAATCATTTAATCAtgattggatttttagttaacaCTAGGTTACGTAAATTGGAGTAAGTTATTTTACTCGCTCTCAATGTAATTCTACAAATAGACAAGCAATGATAATGAAAAAGGGCAAAAACGAATAACCGAGAGGTATCTATGTTTTTCTCAATGCTTgatcaaacaaataaaaaaaataataataggaAGGCTCACTTCACCATCGCCGATGAGAGCAAAAGCTCCAACGAAGAACTGAACGATCCTGAGCTTCTTCTCCACGGTCATGCCCGAGGCTCCTCCCATCACCGACGAGGCTTCGGATAGCAGAAGGCCCCGCAGAGCCGCTCTGCTCACGAGAAGAGATTCAACATCGCGCGCAACCAGAATCGACTCCAAAATACGGAGCGTTGTGCCGTCAAATCTAGCGGATGGATCAAGATCAAAAGGCGGCAGGGAAGGAGAGACACAGAGACGGAGATAGAGATGGTGCGCGATCTCGTACCTGCGTTGCTGGAGATGAGAGCGAAAAAGGGCGACGGCCTCGGAGATCGACCGAGACATTTGAACTCGCCGCGGCGACGGAGAAGAATAGCGGCGTCAATTTGCTGGCTCTGTTTTATAGGGCGACGAAGGAAACGCGCACATACCTTCGCTTGTTAAACACAGTGGCTAAGCTCGTTGTCTTCTTctatgcaaaaataaataaataaataactggaCAAAAGTTCGAAGAAAATTGTCTAACGTACAATAAAAAATATCATTGTTTATTTTATCGACATGCGAAGCTCATAATGAAAAACAAAAGCTCtttacaaaatattattttagagATTCTCTTAAAATGAGGGCATACTTTTGTTATCTTAAAAAGCTTCTCAAAGCAATCACAAAACTATCCTACTTATCCGGTCAAGGGACGGATTTACCACAAAACGTCAACAGATACTGCAGTTAATGTAGTGGATTTTGATTAACCTTACGCTGAAACCGCTTTCGCGGGGCGACTTAGGGCAGGGCCGGCTAGGTCCAGTGTAAAAAAAACAATAACAAGTGGGCCTCATCTTTTTAATCTAATTTTTAGCATcttaaaaaattatatgaaaaaaaaaggTTCCACCGTAGGTGAGGTCATGCCCGGCTTAAGGTCTATAACTAGGGTCCAATAAAATTAAGGTCTCTTTGTTCATTATTTTAAGCCATTAATATTGCAATTGCCTAGAGCCCTAATAAAATTAGGTCATTATAATTATAAATCTTTGTTTATTATTTTAAACTATTAACGTTGCAATTGCATCACGCGGacatgaataaagaaaacaaatattttttaaaaaataagtagaaAATAGAAGAGTTAATATTCCAAATTCCAAatgaacaaatttaaaattaaaaaggatCTTTTTTTAGTTCTTGAAAAATAAGGggtgaaaaattaataaaaaaaaatttctgatTCTTATTTTATTATAAGATTATAAGATGATCCACATATGTTCGGTAAAAAGACATACCATAGTGCTTCCTTATTTACATAATTACATTTTCCATTGGGGCCATTATGATtacaaatatttatttattatttttataaaatatttaattgtcaATCCATTCACGTTGCATGCAGATTGCATACATGGAATGCTGCTTCGATTGCTGCCCCATTTACACCTTTTACCTATATTTTTaatgattacaatttaattaCACATTTATTTTTTTCCACCATATtttgtaattagattacactcATTTATAGGACCAATTACCTTATCCAACGAATGTCAAGTTCATATGTTCTTGATTTCCACTGTATGATTTTGCCCTATTCTTCTTATCTTGAGAGAGAAGATTTCTATCTTTGGAGGGTGAAGATTTAAGGATATCTATCCATTGAAACTATACAacataaatcaaattttattgttcattaaattttaaacaattttattttgataatagtaaggatttatattttattattattattattattatttgaatataaatatgtATCTAAAAAATATGATTCTATATATACAAACAGTATgaaaacaagaaaaataaaataatttatttaatctcAGAAAAATGTACAGATCGATTCctaatgtttaaaattaaaattcaaaaaataaatcaattaaaattttaaatgaaaactaattaaattttcaCAAACAGAGaatactttaaaaaaaacaaaagataaagAACTTTTTAAGCATCACAAAGTAAATGCACCAAATATTAATATTACTCAAGAAAATAATAGATGATGACATCACAAAAaactaaaaaactaaattttatataaaaataaattttttagttaatatgttattttttatataaaaaaaatgaacacGCCATCTTAAATCCAAATATCCAAATGAAAACAACCGGCGAGGAAAATTTTAGAGTGTTTCTGAAAAATGCacgtttttaaaaaataatgtgtagtttgtattttttatatttattttctgaaaaatagatagtattttttgaaaaaatagagaataattaaaaataattttctattttctagaaaacacacgtttttcataaaatgaaataaaaagtatGCAAATCAAACACactcttaatttttaaaaaatattaaatgcacaaataataatttttacttaGGGGTCTCATCTTAAAACGATTTGAGTGAACCTTGGCGCTGGCCTATCTTAATCAACCAGGGCTGACTCTGACTTTGGGTGCTCGACTTCTAATGGGTCATCATCTGATGAGTCAGTTTTTTGACGAATCAGCTTCTGGAGGAGTCAGCTTCTTACGAGGTCGGCTTACAACGTATCAACTTTTGGCAAGATTGGCTTTTGAAACAGTCGAGATTATCTGGATCACAATTTTTGATCTGTTCTTGGACCAAGGGAGTTATAGATTGAATCTCATGGACTCTATCTGTATAACAAGTGGGACTCATAAAATCTCACTTATAAATGAAATGATTCATTCTTTGAATCATACATTATGATCCAAAAGATCTGACTCCCTTTTGCAAAAGTCAACTTCTCTCAAGGACGGCTTATGGCGGATCAATTTCTGGCAAGGTCGGACTTATGTAGGAGTCGACTTCTTGAGAAATTGGATTCACTAAGAAGGATTAATAGAATTTAAAGGGTCTTGCGTAATCTCTCCAATTTTCACGTCAATCCCTGAATAGTAGAGGAGTaacaaaaaaatgaaaatgaagtgaCAGGAAAAGAATGATAATGTGCAGACTCAGATGTTCCTATGGATGTAAAACTATGAGTGCGGTTTATACGACCGATGTGTGTTATAGGAGGTGAATAATGCTTGTGATTTTTATGttcgttttaaaaattaatcgagTAAAATGGCAACAGAAGAAAGACAAAAAGAAAGAATGAGACAATGCTAACataccaagagttacttggttcggagactaTGACTACTCCTATTACAAGGCCTGTATGTGAGAGTGCTTTTGATCGACAAATATTAATCAATCCGATGATTACAAGAATAATTACAACTAAAGTACATACAATTTGAAACGCAAACAATACCAACAACTTGGAGAATCAAATCTTTAGTGCAATTTTCATTGGAGCAGCTTTTGGATGTTGAAGAGGCGTTTTCTGAGTAGCCCAAAGAAGCGGAAGTTGTTCAGAATGTTGTTGTCAAACCACTGGTTGAAGGATGCTTTTATAGCTCGTTCCAGGCACTTGGACTGTGATGACGTGGCGTGCTCTCGTTAAAAGTCGATCGGTAAAAGTTATCCGCTTCCGGACACTCAGACTATGACATAGGCCCGTCCAATCCTCGTGCTCCAGCTCGGTGTTTTCTGAGTAGCTCGAAGAAGTGGAAGTTGTTCGGAATGTTGTTGTCAAGCCATTGGTTGAAGGATGCTTTTATAGCctgttccaggcacctggactgtGTTGACATGGCGTGCTCTTGTTAAAAGTCGATCGACAAAAGTTATCCACTTCCGGACGCCCAAACCGTGACGTAGGCCCATCCAATCCTCACGCTCTAGCTCGACGAAGAGATAAGTTCATG is part of the Zingiber officinale cultivar Zhangliang unplaced genomic scaffold, Zo_v1.1 ctg59, whole genome shotgun sequence genome and encodes:
- the LOC122037518 gene encoding protein DOUBLE-STRAND BREAK FORMATION-like, yielding MSRSISEAVALFRSHLQQRRFDGTTLRILESILVARDVESLLVSRAALRGLLLSEASSVMGGASGMTVEKKLRIVQFFVGAFALIGDGESCLALKYEALILRESNCVKVQGLEVSCDEWLTFAKDSLDNGFYPIAIQVSAICLCLSTSD